One bacterium DNA segment encodes these proteins:
- a CDS encoding FAD-dependent oxidoreductase has translation MSEFPTQARAVVVGGGIMGCSTAYHLAKLGWTDVVLLERARLTSGSTFHAAGLVGQLRSSASITRLLGESVALYQRLERETGQATGWKCNGGLRLACSRARMSEYERQATTAHSFGMEMQLLSPKEARDLWPLMEIDDVVGAAFLPTDGSASPVDLTQALARGARMRGATLIEDCPVTGLEIENERVSAVSTPRGRIACEIVVNCCGQWAHEFGQLAGVHVPLVSVQHQFMISGPIDGVHSALPTLRDPDRLTYYKEEVGGLVMGGYEPNPIPWAQDGIPEGFHFTLLEPDFDHFQQLAELSFPRVPALENAEIRQMLNGPESFTPDGNFILGEAPERPGYFVGAGFNAFGIAAAGGAGWALAEWIANGEPPYDLWPVDIRRFGPPHRDRDWVRERTLELYGKHYTISWPGEEHQSGRPYRRSPLYERLQTAGACFGEKLGWERPNWFAPQGVAAQDEYSFERPNWFAHVGEEHRAVRERVGLFDQTSFAKYELEGSDAEKALHWLCANDIAKPPGSLTYTQMLNQRGGIECDLTVARLEQDRFYLVTGTGFATHDRCWIERNLPPSFDVRLREVTDELAVLALMGPRSRDVLAAVCTESVSDAALPFATHCELSIAGAPVRALRITYVGELGVELHLPRQHAGAVYDALMGSGKAHGIANAGYRAIESLRLEKGYRAWAADITPNNTPLEAGLAWAVKLDTGIDFLGRKALEQQKQEGLKRRLVGFSIDDPDVVLLGRETIFRDGERVGWLTSGGWGYTVGKGIGYGYLGDPNGIDTRALRSDLYELEVASKRVPAQLHLRPLYDPGMKRIRS, from the coding sequence ATGTCCGAGTTTCCCACCCAGGCCCGGGCCGTCGTCGTCGGCGGCGGCATCATGGGCTGCTCGACGGCTTATCACCTTGCGAAGCTCGGCTGGACGGACGTGGTCCTCCTGGAGCGCGCCCGTCTCACCAGCGGAAGCACATTCCACGCGGCCGGACTGGTCGGTCAGTTGCGCAGTTCGGCCAGCATCACCCGATTGCTGGGTGAGTCGGTCGCCCTTTATCAGCGACTCGAACGAGAAACCGGTCAGGCGACCGGTTGGAAGTGCAACGGCGGACTCCGCCTGGCCTGTAGTCGCGCGCGCATGTCCGAGTACGAACGCCAGGCGACCACCGCCCACAGCTTCGGCATGGAGATGCAACTCCTCAGCCCGAAAGAGGCCCGCGATCTCTGGCCGTTGATGGAGATCGACGACGTGGTGGGCGCTGCTTTTCTGCCGACGGACGGATCCGCCAGCCCGGTGGACCTGACCCAGGCTCTCGCCCGCGGTGCCCGCATGCGAGGCGCAACCTTGATCGAGGATTGCCCTGTGACGGGGCTCGAAATCGAAAACGAGCGCGTCAGCGCCGTGTCGACGCCGCGTGGGCGCATCGCCTGCGAAATCGTGGTGAACTGCTGCGGACAGTGGGCGCACGAATTCGGACAGCTCGCGGGCGTCCATGTTCCGCTGGTTTCGGTCCAGCACCAGTTCATGATCAGCGGCCCCATCGACGGCGTTCACTCCGCACTCCCCACGCTTCGCGATCCGGATCGGCTCACCTACTACAAAGAAGAAGTGGGCGGACTGGTCATGGGTGGGTATGAACCGAACCCCATCCCCTGGGCGCAAGACGGCATTCCCGAGGGCTTTCACTTCACGCTTCTCGAGCCGGACTTCGACCACTTCCAGCAACTCGCGGAACTCTCCTTTCCCCGGGTCCCCGCGCTCGAGAACGCAGAGATTCGCCAGATGCTCAACGGCCCGGAGAGCTTCACGCCCGACGGCAATTTCATTCTGGGCGAAGCGCCGGAGCGGCCCGGGTATTTCGTAGGTGCGGGATTCAACGCCTTCGGTATCGCCGCGGCCGGCGGAGCGGGCTGGGCACTCGCCGAATGGATCGCGAACGGCGAACCGCCGTACGATCTCTGGCCAGTCGATATCCGCCGCTTCGGCCCCCCGCATCGCGACCGGGACTGGGTCCGCGAACGAACGCTCGAACTCTACGGCAAGCACTACACGATCTCCTGGCCCGGAGAGGAACACCAGAGCGGCCGCCCCTATCGCCGTTCACCGCTCTACGAGCGACTCCAGACGGCGGGCGCCTGCTTCGGAGAGAAACTCGGCTGGGAACGTCCGAACTGGTTCGCCCCGCAAGGCGTCGCTGCCCAGGATGAGTACTCCTTTGAACGACCCAACTGGTTCGCACACGTCGGCGAGGAACACCGCGCCGTACGCGAGCGCGTCGGTCTGTTCGATCAGACGTCGTTTGCGAAGTACGAACTCGAAGGGAGCGACGCGGAGAAGGCACTTCATTGGCTATGCGCCAATGACATCGCGAAACCACCCGGAAGCCTCACGTACACACAGATGCTCAACCAGCGCGGAGGAATCGAGTGCGATCTGACCGTGGCCCGCCTGGAACAGGACCGTTTCTACCTGGTCACGGGCACCGGCTTTGCCACACACGACCGTTGCTGGATCGAGCGAAACCTGCCACCGAGCTTCGATGTGCGTCTCCGAGAAGTGACCGACGAACTGGCCGTGCTGGCCCTGATGGGTCCCCGGTCTCGGGACGTGCTGGCTGCAGTCTGCACTGAATCGGTCTCCGACGCTGCCCTGCCCTTCGCCACACACTGCGAGCTTTCTATCGCCGGTGCACCCGTGCGCGCGCTGCGCATCACCTATGTGGGCGAACTGGGCGTTGAACTCCATCTTCCCAGACAACACGCGGGCGCCGTCTACGATGCTTTGATGGGATCCGGAAAAGCTCACGGCATTGCCAACGCGGGATATCGGGCCATCGAGAGCCTCAGACTCGAAAAGGGCTACCGAGCCTGGGCGGCAGACATCACGCCTAACAACACGCCTCTGGAGGCGGGCCTCGCCTGGGCGGTCAAGCTGGACACCGGGATCGATTTTCTCGGACGCAAGGCCTTGGAGCAGCAGAAGCAAGAAGGCTTGAAGCGCCGGCTCGTCGGATTCAGTATCGACGATCCAGATGTGGTGCTGCTCGGACGCGAAACGATCTTCCGCGATGGCGAGCGTGTCGGATGGCTCACCAGCGGCGGCTGGGGATACACCGTCGGGAAAGGAATCGGCTACGGATACCTCGGCGATCCGAACGGCATCGATACGCGCGCATTGCGATCGGACCTTTACGAACTGGAAGTCGCCTCGAAGCGCGTTCCCGCACAGCTGCATCTACGCCCTCTATACGATCCGGGCATGAAACGAATTCGCAGCTGA
- a CDS encoding phosphotransferase family protein, producing MHIDPRIRAANLSCWSASVDPQPVGGGITNSNFLVEDGGRRHFVRIGTDIPRHGVMRFHERAASRAAHAAGISPEVLHCEDGAMVLQFIEGRALQAEDVREPETLERIVSLLKCCHSEIPTHLRGPAMVFWVFHVLRDYAHTLREAGSRNLAALPRFLKIATELERAVGQISLVFGHNDLLAANLIDDGERLWLIDWDYAGFNSPLFDLGGLASNNEFSAASEEALLQHYFGNAPDDALRHRYAAMKTASLLRETMWSMVSEHYSDVDFDFVAYTDMNLQRFEKAWSGFQEM from the coding sequence ATGCACATTGATCCCCGCATCCGAGCTGCCAACCTCTCCTGCTGGTCGGCAAGCGTCGACCCGCAACCGGTCGGCGGAGGCATTACGAACTCGAACTTCCTGGTCGAAGACGGAGGACGGCGTCACTTCGTGCGAATCGGAACCGATATTCCCCGGCACGGAGTCATGCGCTTCCACGAACGGGCGGCCAGTCGCGCAGCCCACGCGGCGGGAATCTCACCGGAAGTCCTGCACTGCGAAGACGGCGCGATGGTATTGCAGTTCATCGAAGGCCGCGCACTACAGGCGGAAGACGTCCGCGAACCGGAGACGCTGGAGCGAATCGTTTCACTGCTCAAGTGCTGCCACAGCGAGATCCCCACGCACCTGCGCGGTCCCGCCATGGTCTTCTGGGTATTTCACGTGCTTCGCGACTACGCCCACACCCTGCGCGAGGCCGGAAGTCGAAATCTTGCCGCGCTGCCGCGTTTTCTCAAAATCGCGACGGAACTGGAGCGAGCCGTGGGCCAGATCTCCCTGGTTTTCGGTCACAACGATCTGCTCGCAGCCAACCTAATCGATGACGGGGAAAGGCTGTGGCTGATCGACTGGGACTACGCCGGGTTCAACAGTCCGCTGTTCGATCTAGGCGGGCTCGCCTCCAACAACGAATTCTCGGCGGCGAGTGAAGAAGCCTTACTGCAGCACTATTTCGGAAATGCACCCGACGACGCGCTACGCCACCGCTACGCGGCGATGAAGACCGCCTCACTCCTCCGCGAAACGATGTGGAGTATGGTCTCCGAACACTATTCGGACGTCGATTTCGATTTCGTCGCCTACACGGACATGAACCTCCAGCGCTTCGAAAAGGCCTGGAGCGGATTCCAGGAGATGTGA
- a CDS encoding amidohydrolase, which translates to MSEVTVYTARRVITMNPSWPEGTAIAVRDGTILEVGTLESLRPWLDAHEHRIDERFAEAVILPGLIDPHLHPMMAAVILPMRFITALEWKLPWETVAPVQTPEAFDARLRELDAELSDPDEPLFVWGYHQLWHGEMNRKRIHEVSIQRPIVVWHRSFHELYMNDGMLERLGIDRAEIEGKHQIDAERGHFYENGLALAIERLNPILMAPQRIALGLERLKQVAHFGGHTTLGDMAAGLFDFNAEWLAATAIIERPETPFRVEMIPTGLRLLATHGSNEKALEFVETLPERNTHRLRFGRRIKLFTDGAFFSQLAQLKAPGYVDGHAGEWLTPPEQFESMARTYWNAGYTIHVHCTGDLGLELALDTLAKLQEERPRFDHGFTIEHFGFSTPEQVTRIAALGARVSANVYYLHELSDMYARSGIGLERASQMARLGSCVAAGVRVALHSDYTMAPALPLASAWVAATRRNCAGDVVAPNECLSVEEALRAITIDAAYMLGLEDEVGSLRAGKRADFAVVDADPFEVGADGLRNIRVLATVFEGTPYPVPTQS; encoded by the coding sequence ATGAGCGAAGTCACCGTCTATACCGCGCGTCGAGTGATCACGATGAATCCTTCCTGGCCTGAAGGCACGGCCATAGCCGTACGCGACGGGACGATTCTGGAAGTGGGCACCCTCGAGAGCCTTCGACCCTGGCTCGACGCGCACGAGCATCGCATCGACGAGCGCTTTGCCGAAGCCGTCATCCTGCCCGGTCTGATCGATCCCCATCTGCATCCGATGATGGCGGCCGTGATCTTGCCGATGCGTTTCATCACCGCCCTGGAGTGGAAGCTGCCCTGGGAAACCGTGGCGCCGGTGCAGACTCCGGAAGCCTTCGACGCGCGTCTGCGCGAACTCGATGCAGAGTTGAGCGATCCCGACGAGCCCCTGTTCGTCTGGGGCTACCACCAGCTCTGGCACGGGGAGATGAACCGCAAGCGCATCCACGAAGTGTCCATCCAGCGGCCGATTGTCGTCTGGCACCGCTCCTTCCACGAGCTGTACATGAACGACGGCATGCTGGAGCGCCTGGGGATCGACCGCGCAGAGATCGAAGGCAAGCACCAGATCGATGCGGAGCGCGGACACTTTTACGAGAACGGTCTGGCGCTGGCCATCGAACGCTTGAACCCGATTCTGATGGCGCCCCAGCGGATCGCTCTCGGTCTGGAGCGTCTGAAGCAGGTCGCGCACTTCGGCGGTCACACCACCCTGGGCGATATGGCTGCGGGTCTGTTCGATTTCAATGCCGAATGGCTGGCGGCGACGGCTATCATCGAACGTCCGGAGACGCCGTTTCGCGTGGAGATGATTCCCACGGGCCTGCGTCTTCTGGCGACGCACGGCAGCAATGAGAAGGCGCTGGAGTTCGTGGAGACACTGCCCGAACGCAATACGCATCGGCTGCGTTTCGGTCGACGCATCAAGCTGTTTACCGACGGTGCTTTCTTTTCACAGCTGGCACAGCTCAAGGCACCGGGCTACGTCGATGGACACGCGGGGGAATGGCTGACGCCGCCCGAGCAGTTCGAATCGATGGCCCGGACCTACTGGAACGCGGGCTATACGATTCACGTGCACTGCACCGGAGATCTCGGCCTCGAGCTGGCACTCGATACACTCGCCAAGCTTCAAGAGGAACGACCGCGCTTCGACCACGGTTTCACGATCGAGCACTTCGGCTTTTCGACACCCGAACAAGTCACGCGAATCGCCGCCTTAGGCGCTCGCGTTTCGGCGAACGTGTACTACCTGCATGAACTCTCCGATATGTACGCGCGCTCCGGGATCGGTCTGGAAAGGGCGAGCCAGATGGCGCGTCTCGGCAGTTGCGTCGCCGCTGGGGTTCGCGTCGCTCTGCACTCCGACTACACCATGGCTCCCGCTCTGCCACTGGCCAGCGCGTGGGTTGCCGCGACACGTCGCAACTGTGCCGGGGATGTCGTGGCACCCAATGAGTGCCTGTCGGTCGAAGAGGCTCTCCGAGCGATCACGATCGATGCGGCGTATATGCTGGGCCTCGAGGATGAAGTCGGTTCGTTGCGCGCCGGAAAGCGCGCCGACTTTGCGGTCGTCGACGCCGATCCCTTCGAAGTCGGCGCGGACGGATTGCGGAACATCCGCGTCCTGGCGACTGTGTTCGAAGGCACGCCGTATCCCGTTCCAACGCAGAGCTGA
- a CDS encoding GTP-binding protein — MRPPSDPLPLSVLGGYLGAGKTTLLNRLLEADHGLRVGVLVNDFGEVAIDDARIANRDGPTLALVNGCVCCSIGDDLGRGLDTLMGVDPPLDHVVVEASGVADPERVASFARTWPGYAPGAVLVVADAEDIRRRSSDKYVGELVQSQLGSADLVIVSKLDRMADPCWTDLHAWLAARTGGAPIVAGPLDAPALTALLHAQPIAKTNGPRAPGSSASNRAADLGLRSASVGAAEIADESALRNWLEALPPSVLRAKGQVACAGEPGRAWRIDKVGVRSELEPVAGAACATRNQVVLICSASGPDPESLLRDLS, encoded by the coding sequence ATGCGTCCGCCCTCCGATCCGCTGCCGTTGAGCGTCCTGGGCGGCTATCTGGGTGCCGGAAAGACCACCTTGCTCAATCGCCTGCTCGAGGCGGATCACGGTCTTCGCGTCGGTGTGTTGGTCAATGACTTCGGCGAAGTCGCGATCGACGACGCGCGGATTGCGAATCGCGATGGTCCCACGCTGGCGCTGGTCAACGGCTGCGTCTGCTGCTCGATCGGCGATGATCTGGGCCGAGGCCTGGATACACTGATGGGTGTCGACCCGCCGCTCGACCACGTCGTCGTCGAAGCCAGCGGGGTTGCCGATCCGGAGCGCGTGGCCAGTTTTGCGCGGACCTGGCCCGGCTACGCACCCGGTGCAGTCCTGGTCGTGGCCGACGCAGAGGACATTCGCCGACGCAGTTCCGACAAGTACGTCGGTGAGCTCGTGCAATCGCAACTGGGTAGCGCCGATCTGGTGATCGTCTCGAAACTCGACCGCATGGCCGACCCGTGCTGGACGGATCTGCATGCGTGGCTTGCTGCACGGACGGGTGGCGCTCCGATCGTGGCGGGTCCACTCGACGCGCCAGCTCTCACCGCTCTATTGCACGCGCAACCGATTGCGAAGACGAACGGTCCGCGCGCGCCCGGATCAAGCGCATCGAATCGAGCTGCGGATCTCGGCCTGCGCAGCGCCAGTGTGGGCGCCGCCGAAATTGCGGACGAATCGGCGCTTCGGAACTGGCTCGAGGCACTTCCGCCCTCCGTGCTTCGCGCAAAAGGGCAGGTCGCGTGCGCCGGCGAACCCGGTCGCGCGTGGCGGATCGACAAGGTCGGAGTCCGCAGCGAACTCGAACCCGTCGCGGGTGCAGCCTGCGCGACGAGGAACCAGGTGGTGCTGATCTGCAGCGCCTCCGGCCCCGATCCCGAGAGCCTGTTGCGGGACCTTTCCTGA
- a CDS encoding TetR/AcrR family transcriptional regulator produces the protein MTQPAQQERRSSADSLPGASRETILDTAEALFARHGFEGVGLREIARLSLLSKSALFHHFPTKLDLYAAVLARILGDLEARLSEPSNTEGDAITRLVIWVEAMLDALGEHPTRAPLLMRTLFEGDVFERDAEFPEIDGPLLRILGAISSLLSEGVEAGVIRPISVPHATQSLIGMLLFHFASGEFGDGVLGRSVFSATEIRRHKEFVLSFIENGLSAGPINHKES, from the coding sequence CTGACGCAACCCGCCCAGCAAGAGCGCCGCAGTTCAGCGGATTCACTGCCTGGCGCCAGTCGGGAGACGATTCTCGACACGGCTGAGGCGCTCTTCGCGCGGCACGGTTTTGAAGGGGTGGGCCTGCGCGAGATCGCGCGCCTCTCTCTCCTCTCGAAGTCCGCGCTCTTTCATCACTTTCCCACCAAGTTGGACCTCTACGCCGCCGTTCTGGCGCGCATCCTCGGCGACCTGGAAGCCCGCCTCTCCGAACCCTCGAACACGGAGGGGGACGCGATCACGCGACTCGTCATCTGGGTCGAGGCGATGCTCGACGCACTCGGCGAGCACCCGACGCGCGCGCCTCTGCTGATGCGGACGCTTTTCGAAGGTGACGTCTTTGAACGCGACGCCGAATTTCCAGAGATCGACGGTCCGCTCCTGAGAATCCTTGGCGCCATTTCGTCGCTACTGAGCGAAGGGGTCGAAGCCGGGGTTATCCGCCCGATCTCGGTGCCGCATGCCACGCAGAGCCTGATCGGCATGCTGCTTTTCCATTTTGCGTCGGGGGAGTTCGGGGACGGGGTCCTCGGCCGATCCGTTTTTTCGGCGACGGAGATCCGCCGCCACAAGGAGTTTGTTCTTTCTTTCATCGAGAACGGCCTGTCCGCAGGGCCGATCAACCACAAGGAGTCTTGA